Below is a genomic region from Campylobacter concisus.
TGATAAATAAATAATCACCAACATACTCACCATTTTTCTCAGTGAAATTTGGGTGGTGTGTATCGCCCCATGTTATCTCTTTGCCCCTGATGTTGCCTTGTTTCAAAACAGCTTTTGACTCATTGTCATAGCCATATCCTTGCCAAGGCTCTGGTGTGAAAACACCGATGTATTTATAAATTCTCATCGACGGAACGCCATAAACTAGCACTTGACCGCTTTGCCCGCCAGATGAAAAGACGATGAAATCATCTTTTTTACCGCTAGGCTGATAAGTTTTAGCAGCTGCAAGGACATCTTTTTCGCTTAGCCCACGCTCTTTCATGACTTTTTCAAGGTCACTACTAGCAGCACAAGCAGTCGTTAAAGATAGCCCAAGCAACGCAGCACTTGCGACACAAAATAACTTTTGCATTTACTCTCCTTTTTAAAATGAATTTATCTCTAAACTCTTTATCTCATTGTCTAAATTTACGCCATTTAAGACGCCTTTATCTATAAAAATTCTTTTTATCTCATTGCTAAAAAGAATCTTTTGTCCTTTTAGTTTAAGATCTTTGTCAAATTTATAAACTACTCCATCCCCATCACCTATAAAAATTTCATCCTCCATACACGCAAGAGCTGAAATTTTAGATTTTAAAACTTGCTTTTTAATTCCACTTTTAAAATCTAAAATTTCTCCATCTCTAAAGCCAAGTAAAATATCATTCCCCTTAAATTTACAGGCGCTAAGCGGAGCAAAGCCGACACGCTTTTTCTCTTTTAAATTAAGCTCTTTATCAAGCAAAAATGCTTTGCCGTTAAAGCTTGTAAAAAATAGTTCATCATCAATTGGCAAAAGGCTTGAAATTTTATAAACATCTTTATAATTTTTAGTTAAAAGTTTATTTAGATTTTTATCAAAAACGCCTATGCTGACTTCATTTGCCATATCGCAAGCTACGTAAATTTTATTTTTAATTGCCACAATTTGTGAAATTTTACAGCCAACATTTGGCATAGCAAATAAGAAATTTTTCTCATTTGTTACCTCAATAATCTCATTATTTAAATTTGCGATATAAAAGGATTCTCCATCATTTCCGCACTCTTGATTTTTATAAATCGTCTCTTTTAGATCCAAATTTTTAATCTGTCCATCTTTTATAAAGACGATGCTTTGGTTGCTTTCATTAATAAAGCAGCCTAATTGCTGGGCAAAAGCTGTTATCAAAAACAAACTTATACAAAGCAGAAATCTCATAATCCAAGGCACTTTCATCATAAATTTAATAAGCAAAAAAACTATACATACTTAACTCTTAAAAGCAAATTAGCGATTAATTTATTTTTTTAAGCTTTTAAAGAAAAATATCAATAAATTTTTTTAAATTTTATTATTTACATTATATAGACATTATGATTTAATCAATACTAATATAGTTTTAATAAAATTTATTATTTATTGAATCGCTTATTTTTAGTACTAATTTGCACAAAAATTTAAATTTGAATTATTTCTTAAGAAAATTATTTAAATTAAATAATTATATTAAGGAATGAGAATTCTCTTTAGTATTTAAGTAAAAAGCTAGATTTTATGTATTTGTTATATTTTTAGCTTAAACCTATTGGTAATTTAAATTTGTTTAAATAGGCTATAATCCGCCAAAAAAGGAGAGATAATGCTAACGCATTTAGATGAGAAAGATCGTCCAAAAATGGTTGATGTGAGCCCAAAAGATCCAACAAAAAGAGTAGCAACTGCTAGCGGGATCATCAAGATGAGCAAAGAGGCCTTTAGAACGATCAAAGAAAATACTGGTAAAAAAGGTCCAGTTATCCAAACGGCTGTCGTTGCTGCGATAATGGGAGCAAAAAAGACAAGCGAACTAATCCCGATGTGCCATCCACTAGCTATTTTAGGTGTGGATTGTGATATCGAGGAGCTGCCTGAAATTTGTGCTTTTAAGCTCTATGTGAGCGTAAAAATAGAGGGTAAAACAGGCGTTGAGATGGAAGCATTAACTGGCGTTAGCGTGGGGCTTTTGACCATTTATGATATGGTAAAAGCTATAGATAAAAGCATGGAAATAAGTAATATCGTGTTAGAGAGTAAAACAGGAGGAAAAAGTGGCGAGTATATGCGATCTAAATAACAAAAAAGCAAAAATTGATTACCCAACGCATTGGGAATACAAAATAATATTTGATGCAGATGTCAATGTAGAAGAAAAGGTAAAAGAGATAGTAAAAGATAGAGAATTTAAGCTAGTCTTTTCAAAATTTAGCAAAGATAAAAAGTATGCAAGCTATGACTTAGCCGTACTAGTTTTGAGCGAAGAAGAGAGGCTAGAGATATTTTCTGCACTAAAACACGAAGCAAAATACGTTTTATAAGGTAAAAGATATGAATAATTTAGAACAAAATTTACATGATTATAAAAGCAGTGATGGCTTGTTAATAAGCATAAAAGCTCTTTGCAATAACTTCTTTCAAGATGCTGCAAACAAAGATATAAATGCTTTGCCAGAAATTTTAAAGGCTAAAATGAACGAACTTTATGACAAAATGAACAAAGAAGATCTCATAAATGCAAAAAATCTAAAAAGTGCCATGGAAGGGATAAATCAAGCCATTGTCGGTGCTGAAGAAAAGGCACTTTACGAGCTACTTGATAAAAAAGATGAGCTAAATCGTGCAATAGAAGCAAAACGTGAAGAGATAAAAAATAGGCTCAAAATTTCATTTGAAGCAGCTGAAGAGGTCGTAAAAGATAGAAATTTTAGTGAAAAAGAGGAAATTTTAGAGCTTTTAAATAATGCGATCATTAGAGAAACAAGACTTCTTGGTATCTTAAAAGAGAGCGCTCAAATCGCATTTTTAACAACTCTTGAAGGTGCAAAAGATGTCGAAGAAACAGCTGGTGCGATAGCTAAAAATATGACCTATGTTGCGATAATTGGAGGAGAGTTTAGCAAAGAGCGGATACTTGAAATTTCAAAAAACATCATCATAGCAGCGGCAAATTTAGCAGATGAGGGTCATATCTTTGCAAAAGAGCTGATAAGTGGAGCGATAAGTGGCACAAGAGATGGTATTTTAAGGGCTATAGAAAAACTTAAAGATGAGGCTAAATTTGCTCCAGATGAGCTTAGGCTAAACTCACAACTACTAAACTTAAAAAATATTGATGAAGAATTTATAACCTTGCTTAGGGAACTTGAAAAGGAATTTGAAGGTGTAGCAAGAAATGAGATCGAAAATGTGATAAATAGCGAGCTAGATACAAACCTAGCTAAATTTAAACGCATTAGCGATCAAGCAAGAGAGCAGATTATTTCAAGGATAGAAGAGTTAAAGTCAAATGGCATGGCAAAGCTTATGAGCGAGGCAAATAATAAATTTGAAGCCCTAAAACAAGAGCTAAATGACAAGAGTAAAAAGCTAAAGCTAAATTTTGATACAAACGATAAAATCGAAGAGATCAAACAAGAGATCGCTAATCTTGAGAAAAAAGCCAATGAAAAATTTGAAGACATCAAACAAATTGACATCAAATCAGAAGCTAAGAAATTTGGAGATAGGGCTTATCAAGCTGCAAAAGATCTGCTAAATGTTATTAAAAAAGATAAAAAAGAGGATTAAATTACCAAGCTTATCTTGAAATTTTTCCTGAAAGATACTCGAGTTATATATTCTTGCCAAGTGTGAAAATTTTTCCACACTTGGCCTTTACTTTTTAAAGCTTTAAAATCATAAAAATAGATAAAGCAAAAATGCTCCTAAAATCAAGCGGTAGATGACAAAAGGAAGCATTCTAATCCTTGAGATGATCCCCATAAATAGCTTAACGCAGAGATAAGCACTAACTGCACTTATGATGACTCCAAGGGCGATATCGCTCCAAGGAAGCGCATTTGGGTCTTTTATGAGCTTGATGCTCTCAAGTCCACCGGCTAGGATGATGACTGGGATCGACATCAAAAATGAGAAATTCGCACTTCCCTTGTGGCTAAAACCTAAAAATAAGGCTGCCGTCATCGTTACACCTGATCTTGAGACGCCAGGGATGAGCGCCACAGCTTGAGCAAGGCCAATAATAAGTGCAAATTTTATGGTCATTTCATATTCGCTTTTGTTTGATGAGCGAAGATCAGCAAAGTAAAGTGCTATGCCAAAGACGATCGTAGTAATAGCGATCACAACGCCACTTCTTGCGTATTCTTCGATAATATTGTTAAATAAAAGTCCAAAGATCCCAACTGGAATGGTAGCAAATCCCACGCACCAGACAAGCAAGCTATCGCCTACCATCTTTCGTTGTGCGATCGAGGCAAAAAAGTCACGAAGTAGCTTAAAAATCGTATCTTTAAAATAAAAAAGTATCGCACTTAGCGTACCAACGTGCACTGCCACGTCAAAGGCAAGACCTTGATCTGGCCAGCCAAGTAGCTTTGGCACCAAGATAAGATGAGCCGAGCTAGATATCGGCAAAAATTCGCTTATGCCTTGCACCAAGGCCAAAACAATAACGTGAGAAATTTCCATAAAATACCTTTTTTGATTTTAGATTGCAGTTGGGGATTTTACTCCCCAAGATTAAATTTATATAAGTTCGCTAGCAAAATTTGCAAGCTTTTGCGGAGTAAATCCAAAGTGATCAAATAGCTCGTTAGCCTTGCCACTAGCGCCAAAGCTGTTCATGCCATAAACTGCGTCGGCAAATTTATACCACTCAAAGCCAGTTGCAGCTTCAACTGCGATGATGGTTGTATTTTTATCTAAAATTTTAGCCACATACTCAGCTGGCTGCTCACAAAGTAGGTCAAAACAAGGCGCTGATACGATATTTGCGCCGATGCCTTGCTCAGCTAGAAGTGCGGCTGCTTTTACACAGAGTGAGACCTCGCTACCGCTTGCTATAAATGTTATCTTTGCTTCTTTTGACGAGCTTAGCAGATATGCGCCGTTGCTAACCTCACCAAATTCGCCTTTTGCAAGTGGGTCAAGTCCTTGACGGCTAAGTACAAATGCGCTTGGAGCGTTTAAATTTAGAGCCGCTTGCCAGCTAGCTGCGTTTTCGTTACCATCAGCTGGACGGAAAGTGTAGAAATTTGGCATCGCTCTAAATGTGCTAAGCTGCTCGATAGGTTGGTGTGTCGGACCATCTTCGCCAACGCCGATACTATCGTGCGTGAAGACAAAAAAGTGTTTGATGCCCATGAGCGCTGCTATCCTTGCACTTGGCTTTAAATAGTCGCTGAAAATAAAAAATGTTGCTGAAAATGGCAAGAAAAGGCCGTATCTAGCGATACCGTTGTTGATAGCTGCCATGGCATGCTCTCTGATGCCGTAGTGGATATTTTTACCATTTGGAAAATCTCCCATGCCCTTTAGCTCGGTCTTATTTGATGGAGCAAGATCTGCGCTGCCACCGATAAAGCCAGGAAGTTTTTTTGCTATCTCATTTAAAATGACATGGTTTGTATCTCTTGTGGCTAGCTTTTTGTCGCTAAAGTCTGGAAATTCGATCTTGCTAAAGTCTGGATTAAGAAGTGAGTTTAGTAAATTTTTACCTTCAATGCTTAGCGCCTCAACCTTTTTATTCCACATAGCCTCTTCAAGATCGCCCTTTTCTACCGCGCCTCTAAACCTTAAAAGCACGTCCTCATCAATGGCAAATTTCTTCTCAGGATCAAAACCAGCTGCAGCCTTTGCCTTTTTGATGATCTCTTCGCCAAGTGGGGCGCCGTGGCTATGGTGGCTGCCCTCAAGCTCCATTGCACCACGTGCTATGCGTGTGTTTGCAATGATGAGATATGGCGACTCTTTCTCGTTTGCTTGCTCAAGTGCAAATTCGATCTGATCGTAGTCGTGTCCATCGATACGAGCGACCTCCCAGCCCTGTGCCTCAAACCTCGCTTTTACATCCTCACTAAATGCGATCGCTGTGTCGCCCTCGATCGTAATGTTGTTTGAGTCGTAGATGAGCACAAGGTTGTCCAGTCTTAAATTTCCGGCTACCGAACATGCCTCATAGCTTATACCCTCTTCTAGGTCGCCGTCGCCGCAAAGGCAGTAAATTTTATGATCGATTATTTTATTATCTGGCTCGTTTAGCACGTTTGCAGCGTATTTTTCTGCCATGGCTAGGCCGACTGCATTTGCTACGCCTTGACCAAGCGGGCCAGTAGCAACCTCAACGCCTGGAGTGTGAATTTCTGGGTGACCTGGAGTATTTGAGCCAAGTTGGCGAAAATTTTTAAGCTCATCAAGGCTTAGATCGTAGCCACTTAAGTGCAAAAAGCTGTAAACCAGACTTGATGCGTGACCACCGCTAAAAACGAGCCTATCTCTATTTAGCCATTTTGGATTTTTTGGATTGTGTTTTAAAAAGTTGCTTAAAACCACCATGATATCAGCTAGGCCCATAGGTGCGCCTGGGTGTCCGCTGTTAGCGTTTTGCACCATGTCAGCGCACAAAAATCTTATAGTATCGGCTTGTTTTTTTAGCATATGATCTCCTTTTATTACGTCAGATTATACAAAAAAGTGATTAAAACTTGCCTTGCATTTTTGTCCAAAATGTCTAAATAGTGATATAAATTTTTTAAATTTTTAGTAGTAAAAAAGCTAGAAATTTCTAGCTTTTATCTAAGGTGTTTATCCGTAAGCTCTAAAATCATCTTTGCAATGTTTGCATCTATCTGTTTTAGTGTCTCTTCTATCTCGCAAATTAGCTCATCTTTTTTCTTTTTTGCGCCAGATAGACCAAGTAAATTTGTAAATGAGTTTTTAGCTAAGTCGTTATGCACAGGCTTTCCAGCGGCCGCCTCGTCACTTGTAAGATCGATGATGTCATCTTGTATCTGAAAAGCAAGGCCGAGCTTTAGGCCGATATCATAAATTTTCTCACACTCTATTTCGTCTAAATTTACTATCACAGCGCCCATTTTTAGGCTAGCAGCGATGAGCTTTGCGGTTTTGTGGATGTGTAAAAAGACTAGCTCATCAAGGCTTAGCATCTTGCCAGATAGGCCAAATTTAGCCTTTGCCCTTTTGATATCCTCTTTGTCTGTATTTTCAAAAAAACAATCCAGCGCCTGACCTAGCACCATGCCGCTAACGCCAGCATTTTGGCTTAAAATTTCCACGCATTTTATACGCGTTTCAGCGCTTAGCTCGGCACGTGAAATTTCATAAAAAGCATGAGTATTTAGCGCATCTCCTGCAAGTATAGCAGTCGTTTCGTCGTATGTGACGTGAAGTGTTGGCGTGCCGCGTCTTAGGCTTGCATTATCCATTGAAGGCAGATCATCGTGGATGAGCGAGTATGTATGCATCATCTCAAGCCCCAAAGCCACTCTCATAGCCTTTTGCGTGAGGCTTTTATCGACATTTTCTACCACGCCAAGAAGCAAAAGCGCCCTAAAGTGCTTGCCTCCAGCCTTTAGCATCACCCCAAGCGCCTCCTCGTAGTAGGGGTGAAAGCTAGGCGCCTTTGGCAAATTTGCATTTAGAAATTTTACGAAGTCCTCAAGTAGGCTCATTTTGGTACTCTTGCAAAAAACTGAAAGTCATTTCTAGTAAATAGAAGCGTAAAATTTTTTAACTCACCAAGCTTCTCTAAAAGCTCTTCACGGCTACTCACGCTTTGTTTATCAAAACCCAAAATTTTATCGCCGGTCTTGATGCCAAAAATTTCTGCATTTGACTTTGGCTCGACCTTGGTAACGACTAAATTTTTATCCACCGTGATACCATAATCCACCAAAACCTTATCATCAAGCATTGTTTGTGGCTCTTTTGGCATGATGTTGAAATTTGGTATATCAAGGCTCGAAGGGGCGTCTACATCAAGGCTTTGGTTAAATTTCACATCCCCACTTACTGGCACTTGAAAGAGCATTTCTTGTTTATCGCGCTTCACGATGATGTCAAGCTTTGCGCCCTTTGGAGCAAAAAATACCATCTCATTTAGCTCTCTTAAGCTCTTTGGCTTGATACCATTTACACTAACAAGCTCATCATCTACCATCATCATCTTGCCACGGCCCAAAGGATCGACAAGACCTACAAAAAATTTATCCTCTTTTTGCAAGAATTTTACGCCGATATCGCCGTAATATACATCATCATAAGATACAAAGTGCTTCAAATAACGATTTGGTATAAATTTATCAGCTCCAACAGCTATGCCTATCATCTTGCAACAAGGCGTGTTTATCTCGCCAGTCGCGTTATACTCGAAGCTTAGCGTGTCAAAGTCGCCTAAATTTTGTCCCAAAGACTTGATGTGACCCATGACGGTGTTGTTTGAGTCATTTAAGATGCCAACCCAAGTGCTCTTTTTGATACGCTCCTCGTTAGTCTCATCAGCCATCACAACAGGGCTTAGCTCCTTGCTAGAGCGCACTAAGAAAAGCTGCAAATATGGGTCAAATTTGACATATTCGCCAAGCGGAGCTCCGTCACTTTTTGGCACTGCGATCAAATTTTTAGTGATAGCCACGCCAAAGTGTTTATTTACCGAGACGATTGAGTTTTTGTTCTTTTCAAAGCAGGCGTTAAAGTCCTCTTGCGTAGGCCTAGGATCGGCGTTTAGGCAAAGCGCTGATAGCAAAAAAGCAAGGGCAAATTTATATTTTAGTCTCATTTTATCCCCATCGAAGCAAGGCCGCCAAGCATCCTTGAAGCGGTATTTTTCTTGTCAGCCTCAACTGATTTTAACACGTCATTTACGGCGCTTATTAGTAAAATTTGCATACTCTCTTTATCTTCAAGCAAGCTATCATCTATACTGATATCAAGTATCTCGCCACTGCCGTTTGCTCTCACGCTTACCAGTCCGCCGCCACTTTTTGCGCCAAATTCTTTATTTTTGCTCTCTTCTTCCATCTGCTTGGCCTGCTTTTGCACATCCTCAAGCATCTGCCCCATCTTTGAAAAGTCAAATCCCTCAAACATCGCCTACTCCTTTATGATCTCGTTTTTGTTATTTACATGCACGATGGTTGGCTTAAATTTCTTAGCCTTTTTAAATTTCATACTAGCGTATGCCACGATGATGACCACGTCTCCTACGCAGACTTTTCTAGCAGCTGCGCCGTTTAGGCAAATTTCCCCCTTTTTGCCCTTTATCACGTAGGTGGCAAATCTCTCGCCATTATTTACGTCTAAAATTTCAACCTTTTGATTTTCTATCAAATTTGCAGCTTTTATCAGCTCCTCGCCGATGCTGATCGAGCCAACATAGTTTAAATTTGCGTCTGTTACGACGGCTCTGTGGATCTTGCTAGCTAAAATTTCTATATTCATTTTTACCTCTTTAAAAGCTCTTTTACTACTTCTTTGTCGCTAAATGGGTGCTTGACGCCCTTTATCTCTTGATATGGCTCGTCGCCTTTGCCAAGTATGACAAGCGCCCAGCCGGGTTCTAGCTTGCTGATAGCCAGTGCGATCGCCTCTTTGCGGTTGGCGTTTCGTATCAAATTTTCATTTTGACTCATACCAGCGCAAATTTCATCGATTATGCTCTCTGGCTCTTCGCTTCTTGGATTGTCGCTTGTGACGATACAAATTCTTGCGTATTTTTGGGCAATCGCTCCCATTTTTGGGCGCTTTGTCCTATCTCTATCGCCGCCTGCACCAAAGACTGCGATCAAATTTAGATGTCTAAGCGAGTTTAGCACCTTTTCGATACCATCTGGCGTATGAGCAAAATCCACGATGACTAGCGGATCGGTGCTAACCACTTCCATTCTGCCACTAACCCCTTTAAATTTGCTTATCGCCTTTGAAAGCGCGGTCGCGTCTGGACGCTCTAGCAAGCAAACAGCGCCAAGGGCTGCAATTAGGTTGTAAAGATTAAACTCGCCTTGCAAGCTTGAGTCTATCTCCACATCGCCATTTGGCGTCTTGATAACCGCGTCTATGCCGTCCTTTAGCCCATAAACCACCGGCGCAAAGCTGGCTGGCTTTTTAAGCGAATACGTATAAGCGTTTTTTGGATTAAATTTAATGCCATTATCGTCAGCATTTATAAGCTTCATGCAATCATCATCAAAAAAGCTCGACTTTACCCTAGCGTACTCCTCCATGCTCTTATGGTAGTCGAGGTGGTCTTGAGTTAAATTTGTAAAAATTTTTAGAGCAAATTTCAAGCTCTCTATGCGCTTTTGAGCGATCGCATGCGAGCTAACCTCCATCACGAAGTACTCGCAGCCCTGCTCACTAGCTACTTTGAGATAAGAAAGCGTCCTTAAAATGGCACTTGTCGTAAGCGCCTTGTCATCTATCTGCTTGCCCTCTATAAATGCCCCTCTTGTGCCACTTAGGCCGCATTTTTTGCCTAAATTTCGCAAAGTCTCATAGATAGCAGCAGCCGTTGTGGTCTTGCCATTTGTGCCCGTGATGCCAACTATCTTTAAGCTTTCATCGATTTTTAAAAGCTTCTTGCACTCTTCAAGGCTGATTATCTTAGCGCCATTTTTTACCGCTGCCTCTGCAAATTTTGCATTTGCAGTAGTTTGCACAAAGTATGCACCCTGCTCGCACTCGTTTGAGTCATCTGTTATG
It encodes:
- a CDS encoding ATP-dependent protease translates to MRFLLCISLFLITAFAQQLGCFINESNQSIVFIKDGQIKNLDLKETIYKNQECGNDGESFYIANLNNEIIEVTNEKNFLFAMPNVGCKISQIVAIKNKIYVACDMANEVSIGVFDKNLNKLLTKNYKDVYKISSLLPIDDELFFTSFNGKAFLLDKELNLKEKKRVGFAPLSACKFKGNDILLGFRDGEILDFKSGIKKQVLKSKISALACMEDEIFIGDGDGVVYKFDKDLKLKGQKILFSNEIKRIFIDKGVLNGVNLDNEIKSLEINSF
- the moaC gene encoding cyclic pyranopterin monophosphate synthase MoaC, which encodes MMLTHLDEKDRPKMVDVSPKDPTKRVATASGIIKMSKEAFRTIKENTGKKGPVIQTAVVAAIMGAKKTSELIPMCHPLAILGVDCDIEELPEICAFKLYVSVKIEGKTGVEMEALTGVSVGLLTIYDMVKAIDKSMEISNIVLESKTGGKSGEYMRSK
- a CDS encoding DUF493 domain-containing protein, giving the protein MASICDLNNKKAKIDYPTHWEYKIIFDADVNVEEKVKEIVKDREFKLVFSKFSKDKKYASYDLAVLVLSEEERLEIFSALKHEAKYVL
- a CDS encoding undecaprenyl-diphosphate phosphatase — its product is MEISHVIVLALVQGISEFLPISSSAHLILVPKLLGWPDQGLAFDVAVHVGTLSAILFYFKDTIFKLLRDFFASIAQRKMVGDSLLVWCVGFATIPVGIFGLLFNNIIEEYARSGVVIAITTIVFGIALYFADLRSSNKSEYEMTIKFALIIGLAQAVALIPGVSRSGVTMTAALFLGFSHKGSANFSFLMSIPVIILAGGLESIKLIKDPNALPWSDIALGVIISAVSAYLCVKLFMGIISRIRMLPFVIYRLILGAFLLYLFL
- the tkt gene encoding transketolase, with amino-acid sequence MLKKQADTIRFLCADMVQNANSGHPGAPMGLADIMVVLSNFLKHNPKNPKWLNRDRLVFSGGHASSLVYSFLHLSGYDLSLDELKNFRQLGSNTPGHPEIHTPGVEVATGPLGQGVANAVGLAMAEKYAANVLNEPDNKIIDHKIYCLCGDGDLEEGISYEACSVAGNLRLDNLVLIYDSNNITIEGDTAIAFSEDVKARFEAQGWEVARIDGHDYDQIEFALEQANEKESPYLIIANTRIARGAMELEGSHHSHGAPLGEEIIKKAKAAAGFDPEKKFAIDEDVLLRFRGAVEKGDLEEAMWNKKVEALSIEGKNLLNSLLNPDFSKIEFPDFSDKKLATRDTNHVILNEIAKKLPGFIGGSADLAPSNKTELKGMGDFPNGKNIHYGIREHAMAAINNGIARYGLFLPFSATFFIFSDYLKPSARIAALMGIKHFFVFTHDSIGVGEDGPTHQPIEQLSTFRAMPNFYTFRPADGNENAASWQAALNLNAPSAFVLSRQGLDPLAKGEFGEVSNGAYLLSSSKEAKITFIASGSEVSLCVKAAALLAEQGIGANIVSAPCFDLLCEQPAEYVAKILDKNTTIIAVEAATGFEWYKFADAVYGMNSFGASGKANELFDHFGFTPQKLANFASELI
- a CDS encoding polyprenyl synthetase family protein, producing MSLLEDFVKFLNANLPKAPSFHPYYEEALGVMLKAGGKHFRALLLLGVVENVDKSLTQKAMRVALGLEMMHTYSLIHDDLPSMDNASLRRGTPTLHVTYDETTAILAGDALNTHAFYEISRAELSAETRIKCVEILSQNAGVSGMVLGQALDCFFENTDKEDIKRAKAKFGLSGKMLSLDELVFLHIHKTAKLIAASLKMGAVIVNLDEIECEKIYDIGLKLGLAFQIQDDIIDLTSDEAAAGKPVHNDLAKNSFTNLLGLSGAKKKKDELICEIEETLKQIDANIAKMILELTDKHLR
- a CDS encoding PDZ domain-containing protein, translating into MRLKYKFALAFLLSALCLNADPRPTQEDFNACFEKNKNSIVSVNKHFGVAITKNLIAVPKSDGAPLGEYVKFDPYLQLFLVRSSKELSPVVMADETNEERIKKSTWVGILNDSNNTVMGHIKSLGQNLGDFDTLSFEYNATGEINTPCCKMIGIAVGADKFIPNRYLKHFVSYDDVYYGDIGVKFLQKEDKFFVGLVDPLGRGKMMMVDDELVSVNGIKPKSLRELNEMVFFAPKGAKLDIIVKRDKQEMLFQVPVSGDVKFNQSLDVDAPSSLDIPNFNIMPKEPQTMLDDKVLVDYGITVDKNLVVTKVEPKSNAEIFGIKTGDKILGFDKQSVSSREELLEKLGELKNFTLLFTRNDFQFFARVPK
- a CDS encoding YbaB/EbfC family nucleoid-associated protein, translating into MFEGFDFSKMGQMLEDVQKQAKQMEEESKNKEFGAKSGGGLVSVRANGSGEILDISIDDSLLEDKESMQILLISAVNDVLKSVEADKKNTASRMLGGLASMGIK
- the panD gene encoding aspartate 1-decarboxylase, with the protein product MNIEILASKIHRAVVTDANLNYVGSISIGEELIKAANLIENQKVEILDVNNGERFATYVIKGKKGEICLNGAAARKVCVGDVVIIVAYASMKFKKAKKFKPTIVHVNNKNEIIKE
- a CDS encoding UDP-N-acetylmuramoyl-L-alanyl-D-glutamate--2,6-diaminopimelate ligase yields the protein MKISVENSFITDDSNECEQGAYFVQTTANAKFAEAAVKNGAKIISLEECKKLLKIDESLKIVGITGTNGKTTTAAAIYETLRNLGKKCGLSGTRGAFIEGKQIDDKALTTSAILRTLSYLKVASEQGCEYFVMEVSSHAIAQKRIESLKFALKIFTNLTQDHLDYHKSMEEYARVKSSFFDDDCMKLINADDNGIKFNPKNAYTYSLKKPASFAPVVYGLKDGIDAVIKTPNGDVEIDSSLQGEFNLYNLIAALGAVCLLERPDATALSKAISKFKGVSGRMEVVSTDPLVIVDFAHTPDGIEKVLNSLRHLNLIAVFGAGGDRDRTKRPKMGAIAQKYARICIVTSDNPRSEEPESIIDEICAGMSQNENLIRNANRKEAIALAISKLEPGWALVILGKGDEPYQEIKGVKHPFSDKEVVKELLKR